TGCCCGTGGGGAGCACACGCGTGATCGAGCTCGTCCCCGAAGAGCCGGGCGACTGGGCCATGCACTGCCACATGACCCACCACGTGATGACCCAGATGGGCCACGGGCTCGCGCCGGTCGTGGGCGCCGACATGAAGAAGGTCGACGAGCGCATGCGCCGCGTGATGCCCGGCTACATGACGATGGGCACGAAGGGCATGGGGAACATGGGCGACATGAAGATGCCCATCCCGCCGAACAGCCTCCCGATGCGCGGAGGGCCGGGCCCCTTCGGCTCGATCGACATGGGCGGCATGTTCACGGTCCTCAAGGTCCGCGAGAACCCGGCGAGCGCCGATCCGAATGGCTGGTACGCGCACCCCGCGGGCACCGTCGCCACGCTCGCCGATCCCGAGCGCATGAAGGCCGACGGCGTCGAGATCCCCCCCGCGAAGAAGCCCCCTCCCGCGGGTCCTCACGGCGGCCGAGAGGGCCAGGGCGGCGCGGGCCACTGAGCCGCCCGAGACCTCGATTCATGAAAGACATCCACGGGTTACGAACCATTCCGCGATCCTGAAACGCACAAAAGCAGAAGGCCCCTCGCGTTCGGGCGAGAGGCCTTCGGAGAGCGCCGAGGCGCGTCTCAGTGGTGCGCGCCACCCGCGGCAGGTGCACCCTCGCCGGCGGGCGCGGCCGCGTGGGCCGGCTCTTCTTTGCGAGGCTCCATCGAGCCGGGAGCGAGCTCGCCGTTCCGCGGGTTCACCCAGACGCTCGAGTCGGAGTCGAACTCTCCGCGGTGACCGACATCGTTGAAGGTGTACACGAAGAAGACGCCGATGAAGGCGATGCACCCGACCACCATGAGACCGTTGAACTTGTGGTCGTGGCGGATGTGCATGAAGAAGAGGATGACCAGCGAGGCCTTGAGGCTCGCGATGAGCACGACGGCCGCGAGGTTCAGCTTCCCGAGGTCGACGTAGGACTGTCCCACGGTGAGCGCGGTCAGGAAGAGGAGCCCCATGAAGATCCCCGCGTAGAACGGGACGGAGCCGACGTGGGCGTGAACGGCCCCATCGTCGTGGGCGTGTTTGGAGTCGTGGTTGTCGCTCATGATGGGGCTCGCTTCAGATGAGGTACATCAGGGGGAACAGGTAGATCCACACGAGGTCGACGAGGTGCCAGTAGAGGGCCGCGAGGTCGACCGGCGTGAAGAACTCCTTGGAGAAGTCCCCGCGCTGGTTGCGGATGTAGAGCCAGATGAAGATGCCGATGCCGATGATGACGTGGATGCCGTGGATCCCGGTCATCATGAAGTAGAGCGAGAAGAAGATGTGCGCGTTGCCCGGGAGGGGCGCCGAGCCCGGCTTCAAGTGGTCCATGTGCGGGTGGAAGTAGCTGCCCGGGAGCAGGCCCGCGTGGAACTTGTGCGAGTACTCGAAGTACTTGATCACGAGGAAGATGCAGGCGCACGCGATGGTCGCGAGGATGTAGCGCCCGGTCTCGTCCTTCTTTCCGAGCTGCGACGAGCGCACCGCGAGGGCCGCCGTGAAGCTCGAGAAGAGGAGGACCACGGTGTTGACGGCGCCCATCTCTTTGTTGAGCTGGTGCGACGCGGCGACGAACATCTCCGGGTACCAGTTCCGGAACACGCCGTAGGCGACGAAGAGCCCGCTGAAGAAGAGCAGCTCCTGGACCAAGAAGGCCCACATGCCGATCTTGGCGGTGTCGAACTGCTGCGCGGGCGTGTCGAAGTGGTGCTGCAGCCAGGCAGGCCCATGGTGGCCATGGTCGTCGTGGCTGTCGTGCCCTTCGGCGTCGTGACCTTCGGCGGTCGCGGCTTCGGTGCTCATGAGAATTCTCGACTCGTGTGGGGGAGGCGGTAGGACGGAAAGGGGCTCGCGCTCAGTCCTCGGAGAGCTCTTCGTCCGTGGCGAGGTGATACTCGTAGGGGCCGCGCGTGACGACCGGGGACTTCACGAAGTTGTAGAGGGGCGGAGGGGTCGTCGTCTGCCACTCGAGGGCCGCCGAGCCCCAGGGGTTCCGGGGGGCCTTCTTGCCGCTCATGAGCGACTGGACGAAGTTGTAAAGCAGGATGACGAAGCCCACGCCGAGGATCCACGAGCCCATCGTGGACATGCGGTGGAGACCCTCGAACTCGGGGAGGTAATCGTAGTAGCGGCGCGGCATGCCACGCGAGCCGAGCACGAACTGCGACATGAAGGTCACGTTGAAGCCGATGAAGACGAGGGCCCAGCCCGCGACGGCCGGCTTCTCTTCGTACATCTTACCGGTCATCTTGGGCCACCAGTAGTGGAGACCGCCGACGAAGCCCATGACCGTGCCGCCCACCATGACGTAGTGGAAGTGCGCGACGACGAAGTACGTGTCGTGGAGGTGCACGTCGACGGCGAGGGTGCCGAGGAAGAGGCCCGTGAGGCCGCCGATCGTGAAGAGGAAGATGAACGAGAGGGCCCAGAGCATGGGGCTCTGGAGGGAGATCGAGCCCTTGTAGAGCGTCGCGACCCAGTTGAAGACCTTCACGCCCGACGGGATGGCGACGAGGAAGGTGAGCGCCGAGAACACCATCGTGGCGTACTCGCTCTGACCGGCGACGAACATGTGGTGACCCCACACGAGGAAGCCGACGAGCGCGAGGCCGAGGGAGCTCATCGCGATGAACATGTACCCGACCGGCTCGCGGCGGCTGAACGTCGCGATGATCTCGCTGACGACGCCCATGCCGGGGACGATCATGATGTACACGGCCGGGTGCGAGTAAAACCAGAAGAAGTGCTGGTAGAGGACCGGGTCGCCGCCGAGGCGCGGGTCGAAGATGCCGAGGCCGAACGCGCGCTCCATCGTGAGGAGGAGCAGCGTGATCGCGAGCACCGGCGTCGCGAGGACCTGGATGACCGAGGTCGCGTAGAGGGCCCAGATGAAGAGCGGGAGGCGGCGCCACGACATGCCGGGCGCGCGCATCTTGTGGACCGTCGCGATGAAGTTCACGCCGGTGAGGATCGACGAGAAGCCCATGATGAACGCGGCGAGCGTCATCGGGACGACGGAGCTCTGCGAGCCCACGACGGACGACGAGCTATACGGGACGTAGAACGTCCAGCCCGTGTCGACGCCGCCGTTCACCATGCTGTAGAGGCCGAAGCAGGCGCCGAAGACGTAGATGTAGAAGCTCAAGAGATTGAGCTTCGGGAAGGCGACGTCTTTCGTGCCGAGCTGGATCGGGAGGAAGATGTTCCCGAGGGCTGCGGGGATCGACGGGATGATGAAGAGGAAGACCATCACCACGCCGTGGAGCGAGAACATCCTGTTGTAGGTGTCCTGGTCCATGATCGTGTGGCCCTTCGAGAAGAGCTCGACACGGAGCACCAGCGCGAAGATGCCGCCGATGAGGAACGAGATGAGGACGGAGATGAGGTACATCACGCCGATCCGCTTGTGATCGAGCGTGTAAATCCAGCTCCAGAGGCCCTTCTCGACCTCCAGGTAGCTCTTTTCCTCGTTCTTCCCGTGTCCGTTTTCGCCGGTATGCGGGGTCGTTACGGCTGCCATGGTCTCTCCGGTCCTCTACTTGACGGACTTGATGTAAGCGATGAGGGCGTCGATCTGCGCGTCCTTGAAGACGAAGGGCGGCATCTGCGCGTTCTCGAACCCGGTGACGATCTTGGCTTGGGGCTTCAGGATCGACTCACGGAGGTAGTTTTCGTCGGCCACGATCGAGCCGGCGTTGGTGGGCTGGGGCGTCCCGAAGATGCCCTTCATCGAGGGGCCGACGATCTTCGAGCCGTCGACGGAGTGGCAGCTCGTGCAGTTGTTCTTCTTGAAGAGGGACTCACCCCACTTGGCGGGGCCCTCGACGCCGAGCGACGCGAACTCGTTCGGCATCTTGCTGAGCTCGTCGATGTGCTTCTTGTACTCCTCGTCGGTCACGACGTGGATCTTCGCGAGCATGTAGGAGTGGTCTTTGCCGCAGTACTCGGCGCAGAACACCTGGGCCTCACCGAGCTGGTTCGGCGTGAACGTGATGAAGCTGTACATGCCCGGCACGGCGTCGCGCTTCTGGCGGAACGCGGGAATGTAGAAGCTGTGGAGCACGTCCTCCGAGGAGAGGATGAGCTTCACGGGCTTGTTGACCGGGAGGTAGAGGTCGTTCGGCTCCGAGTCGCCCGTGGGGTACTCGAAGGCCCAGCTCCAGCGCTTGCCGCGCACGCGGACTTCCATGGAGCCTTCGGCCGCGGTCGCGTTGTGGACGTACGCGGTGTAACCCCAGTGGAAGAGGAAGACGATGCCGATGAGCGGCGTGATCGTCCAGAAGAGCTCGAGCTTCGTGTAGTCCTGGGTCGGCTCGGCCTTCACGCCCTTCTGGCGCTTGTACTTCACGACGAAGTAGGCGGTCGCACCCCAGATCACCACCGTGAAGACGACCGAGAACCAGTAGAGAAACATGTACAGCCAGTCGACTTCGGCGGCGCCAGTCGACATGGCCGGGGGGAGCTGGAAGTTCTGCTCTTGGGGTACGATCATCGTGCGCTCTCGGGAACGTTGGCGGTGCGGGGCACCCGAACGTGGGGAAATCTCTTACGTGTGAAAAGCCGGGGCGTCGGGGTTCGGGCGGGGGCGCTGATGCTTCGGTTCGAGCTTTGCCAATAGCCCGCCTTTTTGCCGCTCACGAGCCCAAAATACGGTGAGCACGGCCCCGAGGAGGAGCGCCGTCGCACCTCCTCCCACCTGCATGACGCGGGTGGCGACGAGGACGTATTTTCCGCCCTGGGGGTCGTAGTGGTAGCAATAGAGAATGATCTGCTCGACGGTGGAGATGCTCCGGCCCTCGGAGGCCTCGAGAAGGCCGAGGCGCACGTCGCCTGGGTCGAACTCGAGGCCGTAGAGGTAGCGGGCCATGTGGCCCGAGGGCTTCACCAGCATCATCACCGAGGGGTGGGCGTACTGCTGCTGGCGCTCGTCGTACTCGTAGGAGAAGCCGACCGCCTCGGCAA
The DNA window shown above is from Myxococcales bacterium and carries:
- a CDS encoding cytochrome C oxidase subunit IV family protein, encoding MSDNHDSKHAHDDGAVHAHVGSVPFYAGIFMGLLFLTALTVGQSYVDLGKLNLAAVVLIASLKASLVILFFMHIRHDHKFNGLMVVGCIAFIGVFFVYTFNDVGHRGEFDSDSSVWVNPRNGELAPGSMEPRKEEPAHAAAPAGEGAPAAGGAHH
- a CDS encoding cytochrome c oxidase subunit 3 family protein; this encodes MSTEAATAEGHDAEGHDSHDDHGHHGPAWLQHHFDTPAQQFDTAKIGMWAFLVQELLFFSGLFVAYGVFRNWYPEMFVAASHQLNKEMGAVNTVVLLFSSFTAALAVRSSQLGKKDETGRYILATIACACIFLVIKYFEYSHKFHAGLLPGSYFHPHMDHLKPGSAPLPGNAHIFFSLYFMMTGIHGIHVIIGIGIFIWLYIRNQRGDFSKEFFTPVDLAALYWHLVDLVWIYLFPLMYLI
- the ctaD gene encoding cytochrome c oxidase subunit I is translated as MAAVTTPHTGENGHGKNEEKSYLEVEKGLWSWIYTLDHKRIGVMYLISVLISFLIGGIFALVLRVELFSKGHTIMDQDTYNRMFSLHGVVMVFLFIIPSIPAALGNIFLPIQLGTKDVAFPKLNLLSFYIYVFGACFGLYSMVNGGVDTGWTFYVPYSSSSVVGSQSSVVPMTLAAFIMGFSSILTGVNFIATVHKMRAPGMSWRRLPLFIWALYATSVIQVLATPVLAITLLLLTMERAFGLGIFDPRLGGDPVLYQHFFWFYSHPAVYIMIVPGMGVVSEIIATFSRREPVGYMFIAMSSLGLALVGFLVWGHHMFVAGQSEYATMVFSALTFLVAIPSGVKVFNWVATLYKGSISLQSPMLWALSFIFLFTIGGLTGLFLGTLAVDVHLHDTYFVVAHFHYVMVGGTVMGFVGGLHYWWPKMTGKMYEEKPAVAGWALVFIGFNVTFMSQFVLGSRGMPRRYYDYLPEFEGLHRMSTMGSWILGVGFVILLYNFVQSLMSGKKAPRNPWGSAALEWQTTTPPPLYNFVKSPVVTRGPYEYHLATDEELSED
- the coxB gene encoding cytochrome c oxidase subunit II; the encoded protein is MIVPQEQNFQLPPAMSTGAAEVDWLYMFLYWFSVVFTVVIWGATAYFVVKYKRQKGVKAEPTQDYTKLELFWTITPLIGIVFLFHWGYTAYVHNATAAEGSMEVRVRGKRWSWAFEYPTGDSEPNDLYLPVNKPVKLILSSEDVLHSFYIPAFRQKRDAVPGMYSFITFTPNQLGEAQVFCAEYCGKDHSYMLAKIHVVTDEEYKKHIDELSKMPNEFASLGVEGPAKWGESLFKKNNCTSCHSVDGSKIVGPSMKGIFGTPQPTNAGSIVADENYLRESILKPQAKIVTGFENAQMPPFVFKDAQIDALIAYIKSVK